The following are encoded together in the Bacillus sp. NP157 genome:
- a CDS encoding CvpA family protein → MGNFDVNWADYAILAVLFISVLIGLARGLISEVLSLVIWVAAFWLAWALGPHVAEMLSGSVSNGTARAAIGYGVVFVSVLVIGGIIRFLISRLVASTGLGGTDRLFGMLFGLLRGVLIVSLVVFMLGFTPLPNDPWWRESAMLRQFSGPAEWIGQQIPANVRDYMHPPAALKDMKMPDVNLPSRDDLMKLRDLPIPGQSRDNNQAHPAAASTAASS, encoded by the coding sequence ATGGGAAACTTCGACGTGAACTGGGCCGACTACGCCATCCTGGCCGTGCTCTTCATCTCGGTCTTGATCGGCCTTGCGCGCGGCCTCATTTCAGAGGTGTTGTCGCTGGTGATCTGGGTCGCGGCGTTCTGGCTGGCCTGGGCGCTGGGTCCCCACGTGGCGGAGATGTTGTCCGGCTCGGTGTCCAACGGCACGGCGCGCGCCGCGATCGGTTATGGCGTCGTTTTCGTCTCGGTGCTGGTCATCGGCGGTATCATTCGCTTCCTGATTTCACGCCTTGTGGCGAGCACGGGCCTTGGTGGCACCGATCGCCTCTTCGGCATGCTGTTTGGCCTGCTGCGCGGCGTGCTCATCGTCAGCCTGGTGGTGTTCATGCTCGGCTTCACGCCGTTGCCGAACGACCCCTGGTGGCGTGAATCGGCCATGCTGCGCCAGTTCAGCGGTCCGGCCGAATGGATCGGCCAGCAGATCCCGGCGAACGTGCGCGATTACATGCACCCGCCGGCCGCGTTGAAAGACATGAAAATGCCGGACGTCAACCTGCCAAGCCGCGACGATCTCATGAAGCTGCGCGACCTGCCGATCCCCGGGCAATCGCGCGACAATAACCAGGCTCACCCTGCTGCCGCCTCCACGGCAGCCTCTTCGTAG
- the purF gene encoding amidophosphoribosyltransferase, which produces MCGIIGIVGTTEVASALYDGLTVLQHRGQDAAGIATVDGARLRLHKGNGLVRDVFNSAGVGKLRGRIGIGHCRYPTAGSEGTEEAQPFYVNSPYGIAFAHNGNLVNTEQLRKEMFEDDRRHIDTDSDSEVLLNVLAHELQLDDRGDLNPEHVFEAVSRVHARARGGYACIALVLGYGLIAFRDPNGIRPLVLGERATASGREYAVASESVALDVLGFTRVRDIEPGEAVIITDGGELHAKRCAEGAVHAPCIFEYVYLARPDSMIEDVSVYKARLRMGEKLAEKILRERGPDHGIDAVIPIPDTSRTAASSLAQALGVPMREGLVKNRYIGRTFIMPGQGERVKSVRRKLNAIDLEFRKKNVLLVDDSIVRGTTSKQIIQMARDAGAKNVYFASAAPPVRFPNVYGIDMPAASELVAAGRTVQEVEKILGADWLVYQDLEDLVWAVNDGNEELTRFDTSCFSGEYVTGVDSAFLEQQEALRSDNAKSERRTA; this is translated from the coding sequence ATGTGCGGAATCATCGGCATCGTCGGTACCACGGAAGTGGCATCGGCCCTGTATGACGGCCTGACCGTCCTGCAACATCGTGGCCAGGATGCCGCCGGTATCGCCACCGTGGATGGCGCCCGCCTGCGCCTGCACAAGGGCAATGGCCTGGTCCGCGACGTCTTCAACTCGGCGGGCGTGGGCAAGCTGCGCGGCCGCATCGGCATCGGCCACTGCCGTTACCCCACGGCCGGTTCCGAAGGCACCGAAGAGGCCCAGCCGTTCTACGTCAACTCGCCCTACGGCATCGCTTTCGCGCACAACGGCAACCTGGTCAACACCGAACAGCTGCGCAAGGAGATGTTCGAGGACGACCGTCGCCACATCGATACGGACTCCGACTCCGAAGTGCTGCTCAACGTGCTCGCCCACGAGCTGCAGCTGGACGACCGCGGTGACCTGAATCCGGAGCACGTGTTCGAAGCCGTGTCGCGCGTGCATGCCCGTGCCCGCGGCGGCTACGCCTGCATCGCGCTGGTGCTCGGCTACGGCCTCATCGCTTTCCGCGATCCCAACGGCATCCGTCCGCTGGTGCTGGGCGAGCGTGCGACCGCCTCCGGTCGCGAGTACGCCGTGGCCTCCGAGTCGGTGGCCCTCGACGTGCTCGGTTTCACCCGCGTGCGTGACATCGAGCCGGGCGAAGCCGTGATCATCACCGATGGCGGCGAACTGCATGCCAAGCGTTGCGCCGAGGGCGCGGTGCATGCTCCGTGCATCTTCGAGTACGTGTACCTGGCCCGTCCGGACTCGATGATCGAAGACGTCTCGGTGTACAAGGCGCGCCTGCGGATGGGCGAGAAACTCGCCGAGAAGATCCTGCGCGAGCGCGGCCCGGACCACGGCATCGATGCGGTGATCCCGATTCCCGACACGTCGCGCACGGCGGCCAGCTCGCTGGCCCAGGCGCTCGGCGTGCCGATGCGCGAAGGCCTGGTCAAGAACCGTTACATCGGCCGCACCTTCATCATGCCGGGGCAGGGTGAGCGGGTGAAATCCGTGCGTCGCAAGCTCAACGCCATCGACCTGGAATTCCGTAAGAAGAACGTGCTGCTCGTCGACGATTCCATCGTCCGCGGCACCACCTCCAAGCAGATCATCCAGATGGCCCGCGACGCGGGTGCGAAGAATGTTTACTTCGCTTCGGCCGCGCCGCCGGTGCGCTTCCCCAACGTGTACGGCATCGACATGCCGGCGGCGTCGGAGCTGGTGGCCGCTGGCCGCACGGTGCAGGAAGTCGAGAAGATCCTCGGCGCCGACTGGCTGGTCTACCAGGATCTGGAAGACCTGGTCTGGGCCGTCAATGACGGCAACGAAGAGCTGACCCGTTTCGACACGTCGTGCTTCTCCGGCGAATACGTCACCGGCGTGGATTCCGCATTCCTCGAGCAGCAGGAAGCCCTGCGTTCGGACAATGCCAAGTCCGAGCGCCGCACGGCCTGA
- a CDS encoding ferritin-like domain-containing protein: MDDLHAAARRCLDAADPAEKVRLTFDTFARLGEGTLVPDPASPAAEPIALPGRPERPRLVSSRELAQRGLGSLEGRIALVHAIAHIEFNAIDLAWDAVYRFRGKPDAYYRDWASCANDEARHFMMLQGRLGELGHAYGDFDAHNGLWEMAEKTAHSDTARMALVPRVLEARGLDVTPGMMERLRRQGDERTVAVLEVILREEVAHVAAGTRWFHWCCARDGIEPEATFATLLNDYMNGSLRGPFNLEARREAGFSESELTWLQNLNAL, translated from the coding sequence ATGGACGACCTGCACGCTGCCGCCCGCCGCTGCCTCGACGCAGCCGATCCGGCGGAAAAAGTACGCCTCACCTTCGACACGTTCGCCCGGCTGGGCGAAGGCACGCTCGTGCCCGATCCGGCCTCGCCGGCGGCCGAGCCGATCGCATTGCCGGGGCGCCCCGAGCGACCCCGCCTGGTGTCGTCGCGCGAGCTTGCACAGCGCGGCCTGGGCTCGCTGGAAGGGCGCATCGCGCTGGTGCATGCCATCGCGCACATCGAGTTCAACGCCATCGACCTCGCGTGGGACGCGGTCTATCGCTTCCGCGGCAAGCCCGACGCGTATTACCGCGACTGGGCCTCGTGCGCCAACGACGAGGCGCGGCATTTCATGATGCTGCAGGGGCGGCTCGGCGAGCTCGGCCATGCCTACGGCGACTTCGATGCGCACAACGGCCTGTGGGAAATGGCCGAGAAGACCGCGCATAGCGATACCGCACGCATGGCGCTGGTGCCGCGCGTGCTCGAAGCACGCGGGCTGGACGTCACGCCTGGCATGATGGAGCGATTGCGCCGCCAGGGCGACGAACGCACGGTGGCGGTGCTGGAAGTGATCCTGCGCGAGGAAGTCGCCCACGTTGCCGCCGGCACCCGCTGGTTCCACTGGTGCTGCGCGCGCGACGGCATCGAGCCGGAAGCCACCTTCGCCACGCTGCTCAACGACTACATGAACGGGTCGCTGCGCGGGCCGTTCAACCTGGAGGCACGCCGCGAAGCCGGTTTCTCCGAAAGCGAACTCACCTGGTTGCAGAACCTCAACGCCCTGTAG
- a CDS encoding UDP-2,3-diacylglucosamine diphosphatase, with product MTTLFIADLHLDDARPDITTLFERFLASDEARAARAFYILGDLVEAWIGDDDDAELPNRIAAATKGLGDAGVPVYFMVGNRDFLLGESFAGRAGMTLLDDGTVHEIEGVPTLLMHGDVLCTDDVEYQAVRKQVRTDAWKQQILSMPLAARRAFAAQARNDSKSRTGRIDETIMDVNQGAVEDAMRQAGVTRLVHGHTHRPAIHDFTLDGTAAQRIVLGDWYEHGSVLVVDPDGVALRGLSA from the coding sequence ATGACCACGCTGTTCATCGCCGATCTCCACCTCGACGACGCCCGCCCCGACATCACCACCCTGTTCGAACGGTTCCTCGCCTCGGACGAGGCCCGCGCCGCGCGGGCGTTCTACATCCTCGGCGACCTGGTCGAAGCATGGATCGGCGACGACGACGATGCCGAGTTGCCCAACCGCATCGCGGCGGCGACGAAGGGCCTCGGCGATGCCGGCGTGCCGGTGTACTTCATGGTCGGCAACCGCGACTTCCTGCTGGGCGAATCGTTCGCCGGGCGTGCGGGCATGACCTTGCTCGACGACGGCACCGTGCACGAGATCGAAGGCGTGCCTACCTTGCTGATGCACGGCGACGTGCTCTGCACGGACGACGTCGAATACCAGGCCGTGCGCAAGCAGGTGCGCACCGATGCCTGGAAGCAGCAGATCCTCTCGATGCCGCTGGCCGCGCGCCGCGCGTTCGCCGCCCAGGCGCGCAACGACAGCAAGTCACGCACGGGTCGGATCGACGAGACCATCATGGACGTGAACCAGGGCGCGGTTGAAGACGCCATGCGCCAGGCCGGCGTGACGCGCCTGGTCCACGGACACACCCACCGCCCCGCCATCCACGACTTCACGCTCGACGGCACGGCGGCGCAGCGCATCGTGCTGGGCGACTGGTACGAACATGGCTCGGTGCTGGTCGTCGATCCCGACGGCGTCGCCCTGCGCGGCCTCAGCGCCTGA
- a CDS encoding peptidylprolyl isomerase codes for MLKAVLASLLLVLPAASLAQPQAKPAAPAPGPMDHPRVIVHTSQGDVTLELFPEKAPKSVANFLQYVRDGFYDGTVFHRVVDGYMVQGGLYSRDLTQRRTRAPIPSEADNGLSNLRGTVAVARGADANSGTSQFFVNLVDNRRLDYVSNQSGLTWGFAVFGKVVQGMDTVDKIAKLPTRAQGPFVGDVPNPLVIINSAQVVGEEKAVPAPSATAAKPAASTAPAAAAPATTPATAPKKAAKKPAAKTTP; via the coding sequence ATGCTGAAAGCCGTCCTCGCCAGCCTCCTCCTCGTCCTGCCCGCCGCGTCCCTGGCGCAGCCGCAGGCCAAGCCGGCGGCCCCCGCGCCGGGTCCCATGGACCACCCGCGCGTGATCGTGCACACCAGCCAGGGCGACGTCACCCTGGAGCTGTTCCCGGAAAAGGCGCCCAAGAGCGTCGCCAACTTCCTGCAGTACGTGCGTGACGGCTTCTACGACGGCACCGTGTTCCATCGCGTCGTCGACGGCTACATGGTCCAGGGCGGCCTCTACAGCCGCGACCTGACCCAGCGCCGCACGCGCGCCCCGATTCCCAGCGAAGCCGACAACGGCCTCTCCAACCTGCGCGGCACCGTCGCGGTGGCGCGTGGTGCCGATGCCAACTCGGGCACGTCGCAGTTCTTCGTGAACCTGGTCGACAACCGTCGACTGGACTACGTGAGCAACCAGAGCGGCCTGACCTGGGGTTTCGCGGTGTTCGGCAAGGTCGTGCAGGGCATGGACACGGTCGACAAGATCGCCAAGCTGCCGACCCGCGCGCAGGGCCCGTTCGTGGGTGACGTGCCGAACCCGCTGGTCATCATCAATTCGGCCCAGGTCGTCGGCGAAGAAAAGGCGGTGCCCGCGCCGTCGGCGACGGCCGCGAAACCGGCGGCCAGCACGGCGCCAGCCGCCGCCGCACCGGCGACCACGCCCGCCACCGCGCCGAAGAAGGCAGCGAAGAAGCCGGCCGCCAAGACCACGCCATGA
- a CDS encoding Ppx/GppA family phosphatase, with amino-acid sequence MASSAKSQINDGEFLAAVDLGSNSFHMVVARYEHGEPRVVDRLRDSVRMAVGLRPDGTLDTAHRAAALASLARFGQRIAGIPALHVRAVATNTVRRLASPHAFLSAAEAALGHPVEIVSGREEGRLIFLGAAHDLPASRDHRLVIDIGGGSTEFIIGRGTSPLLTESVQVGCIASTLRFFPGGKITRKRWQKARREIGVLLQQFSEDYREAGWADAYGSSGTAKAIGSVVRAMKLSDDGVTPDALAAVREALIEQGAAGAPLKLPGLAEDRAEVFAGGVAIFEAAFEALGIERLRISESSMREGLLWDLLGRSAGTDPRMASVDSLANRYGVDRAQARRVETTALSLFDQLAKVWKLDDDAREWLSWACRVHELGLAIAHSQHQRHGAYILRHADMAGFSRQEQQLLAAIVESHRRKPEKPVISALPVRYRPLARHITTLLRLAVLFRRARRAESLPRIRVAATRQRLRLTVPADWLDQHPLTEADLEQEREPLAELGLELEIVTE; translated from the coding sequence TTGGCCTCATCAGCAAAATCGCAGATCAACGATGGCGAATTCCTCGCCGCCGTCGACCTCGGCTCCAACAGCTTCCACATGGTGGTGGCGCGTTACGAGCACGGCGAACCCCGCGTGGTCGACCGTCTCCGTGATTCCGTGCGCATGGCCGTGGGCCTGCGCCCGGACGGCACGCTCGACACCGCGCATCGTGCCGCCGCCCTCGCCAGCCTCGCTCGCTTCGGCCAGCGCATCGCCGGCATCCCGGCGCTGCACGTGCGCGCCGTGGCGACCAATACCGTGCGCCGGCTCGCGTCACCGCACGCCTTCCTGTCGGCCGCGGAGGCCGCGCTCGGCCATCCCGTGGAAATCGTGTCGGGTCGTGAAGAAGGCCGCCTGATCTTCCTGGGCGCCGCACATGACCTGCCGGCGTCGCGCGACCACCGGCTGGTGATCGACATCGGCGGCGGCAGCACGGAATTCATCATTGGCCGCGGTACCTCGCCGCTGCTGACCGAAAGCGTGCAGGTGGGCTGCATCGCCTCCACGCTGCGCTTCTTCCCGGGCGGCAAGATCACCCGCAAGCGCTGGCAGAAGGCGCGTCGCGAAATCGGCGTGCTACTGCAACAGTTCTCCGAGGATTACCGCGAGGCCGGCTGGGCCGATGCGTACGGCTCGTCAGGTACGGCCAAGGCGATCGGTTCGGTGGTCCGCGCGATGAAGCTGTCCGACGACGGCGTGACGCCCGATGCGCTGGCGGCGGTGCGCGAAGCCCTGATCGAACAGGGCGCCGCCGGTGCGCCGCTGAAACTGCCGGGCCTTGCCGAAGACCGCGCCGAAGTGTTCGCCGGTGGCGTGGCGATCTTCGAGGCCGCGTTCGAAGCCCTCGGCATCGAACGCCTGCGCATATCCGAAAGCTCGATGCGCGAAGGCCTGTTGTGGGACCTGCTCGGCCGTTCTGCCGGCACGGACCCGCGCATGGCCAGCGTCGACTCGCTCGCCAACCGCTATGGCGTCGATCGTGCCCAGGCCCGTCGCGTCGAAACCACCGCGCTGTCGCTCTTCGACCAGCTGGCCAAGGTGTGGAAGCTCGACGACGATGCGCGTGAATGGCTCTCCTGGGCTTGCCGGGTGCATGAGCTGGGCCTGGCCATCGCGCACAGCCAGCACCAGCGCCACGGGGCCTACATCCTGCGCCATGCCGATATGGCGGGCTTCTCCCGGCAGGAACAGCAGCTGCTCGCGGCCATCGTCGAATCGCACCGCCGCAAGCCCGAGAAACCGGTCATCAGCGCGCTGCCGGTGCGCTACCGCCCGCTGGCCCGGCACATCACCACCCTGCTCCGCCTCGCCGTGCTGTTCCGTCGCGCACGCCGTGCCGAATCGCTGCCGCGCATCCGCGTCGCCGCGACGCGCCAGCGCCTGCGGCTGACCGTGCCGGCCGACTGGCTCGACCAGCATCCGCTGACCGAGGCCGACCTTGAGCAAGAGCGTGAACCGCTGGCCGAACTCGGCCTCGAGCTCGAGATCGTTACGGAATGA
- the ppk1 gene encoding polyphosphate kinase 1 produces the protein MKRIVESRREQVDLGAPELYINRELAALEFNFRVLAQANDPDVPVLERLRYLTIVSNNLDEFFEVRVAVLKHKHALGAARPGADGLGSGEILGRIRERALELVGEIFRIWRDELGPALNDAGIRFLKRDDWSEKQRRWLQGYFQNEVMPVLSPLGLDPAHPFPRILNKTLNLAVVLNGRDAFGREGHMALVRAPRSLPRIIRLPAEVSGGDGDFVFLAEVLQSFADEIFPGFQVCAAYQFRVTRNSELVVEEAEVENLARALSEELAGRGYARPVRLEVGADCPRAITDMLKANFQLEDADIYRCDGPVNIIRAGVIYDQLDRPELKFPHFTPRLTPAFAKGVNEFDVLGERDVLLHHPYESFASVVELLRRASQDPGVLAIKQTLYRAGKDSPLVDLLVDAARNGKDVTVVIELRARFDEEANIGLANRLQEAGVQVVYGVVGYKTHAKMLLIVRRESSGLRRYVHLSTGNYHQGNSRGYTDIGLMTSNPEIGEDIHKVFQQLSGLGPMIQLKRLLHSPFTLYSSVMGKIEREIEHAKNGRPARIVAKLNALNEAHVVEALYRASIAGVQIDLIIRGACTLRPGIKGVSENIRVRSIIGRFLEHSRVYWFGNDGEPELYCASADWMERNLMRRIEVGVPILEPALFQRVYDETLDNYLRDNTQAWMLGADGRYTRRHPAKGELPHSAQQALLASYCG, from the coding sequence ATGAAACGAATCGTCGAATCCAGGCGCGAGCAGGTCGATCTCGGCGCGCCCGAGCTGTATATCAACCGCGAGCTGGCCGCGCTGGAATTCAACTTCCGCGTGCTGGCCCAGGCGAACGATCCCGACGTTCCCGTGCTGGAACGCCTGCGCTACCTGACCATCGTCAGCAACAACCTCGACGAATTCTTCGAGGTGCGCGTCGCCGTGCTCAAGCACAAGCACGCCCTGGGCGCGGCACGGCCTGGCGCCGACGGCCTCGGCTCCGGCGAGATCCTGGGCCGCATCCGCGAGCGCGCGCTCGAGCTGGTCGGCGAGATCTTCCGGATCTGGCGCGACGAACTGGGCCCGGCACTGAACGACGCCGGCATCCGCTTCCTCAAGCGCGACGACTGGTCGGAAAAACAGCGCCGCTGGCTGCAGGGTTATTTCCAGAACGAGGTCATGCCGGTGCTGTCGCCGCTGGGCCTGGACCCGGCCCATCCGTTCCCGCGCATCCTCAACAAGACGCTCAACCTCGCCGTCGTCCTCAACGGCCGTGATGCGTTCGGTCGCGAGGGCCACATGGCGCTCGTACGTGCGCCGCGCTCGCTGCCGCGGATCATCCGCCTTCCCGCCGAAGTGTCCGGTGGCGATGGCGATTTCGTCTTCCTGGCCGAAGTGCTGCAAAGCTTCGCCGATGAAATTTTCCCGGGCTTCCAGGTCTGCGCCGCGTACCAGTTCCGGGTGACCCGCAACAGCGAACTGGTGGTCGAGGAAGCCGAGGTCGAAAACCTTGCTCGCGCCCTGAGCGAAGAGCTCGCCGGCCGCGGTTACGCCCGCCCGGTGCGCCTCGAAGTCGGTGCCGACTGCCCCCGCGCGATCACCGACATGCTCAAGGCGAACTTCCAGCTGGAAGATGCCGACATCTACCGTTGCGATGGCCCGGTCAACATCATCCGCGCTGGCGTGATCTACGACCAGCTCGACCGGCCGGAACTGAAATTCCCGCATTTCACCCCGCGCCTGACCCCTGCGTTCGCCAAGGGCGTGAACGAGTTCGACGTGCTTGGCGAGCGCGACGTGCTCCTGCACCATCCCTACGAATCGTTCGCGTCGGTGGTCGAACTGCTGCGCCGGGCATCGCAGGACCCTGGCGTGCTGGCGATCAAGCAGACCCTCTACCGCGCGGGCAAGGATTCGCCGCTGGTCGACCTGCTGGTCGACGCGGCGCGCAACGGCAAGGACGTCACCGTGGTGATCGAGCTGCGCGCGCGCTTCGACGAAGAAGCAAACATCGGCCTGGCCAATCGCCTGCAGGAAGCCGGCGTGCAGGTCGTCTACGGCGTGGTCGGCTACAAGACCCACGCGAAGATGCTGCTGATCGTGCGCCGCGAAAGCAGCGGCCTGCGCCGCTATGTGCACCTGTCCACGGGCAACTACCACCAGGGCAACAGCCGCGGCTATACCGACATCGGCCTGATGACCTCCAACCCGGAAATCGGCGAAGACATCCACAAGGTGTTCCAGCAGCTGTCGGGCCTGGGCCCGATGATCCAGCTCAAGCGCCTGCTGCATTCGCCGTTCACGCTCTACAGCAGCGTGATGGGCAAGATCGAACGCGAGATCGAACACGCGAAGAACGGCCGCCCCGCCCGCATCGTCGCCAAGCTCAATGCGCTGAACGAAGCGCACGTGGTGGAAGCGCTTTACCGCGCCTCGATCGCCGGCGTGCAGATCGACCTCATCATCCGCGGCGCATGCACCTTGCGCCCGGGCATCAAGGGCGTGTCGGAGAACATCCGCGTGCGCTCGATCATCGGTCGCTTCCTCGAGCACAGCCGCGTCTACTGGTTCGGCAACGACGGTGAGCCGGAGCTCTACTGTGCCAGCGCCGACTGGATGGAGCGCAACCTGATGCGTCGCATCGAAGTGGGCGTGCCCATCCTCGAACCCGCGCTGTTCCAGCGCGTCTATGACGAAACCCTGGATAACTACCTGCGCGACAACACCCAGGCGTGGATGCTTGGCGCCGACGGCCGCTACACCCGCCGCCATCCCGCAAAGGGCGAACTGCCGCATTCCGCGCAGCAGGCCCTCCTGGCAAGTTACTGCGGGTGA
- the phoR gene encoding phosphate regulon sensor histidine kinase PhoR yields MPTRFLTSWRLPATCAALLVAGGVVGALVGAATAGVLLVALLEIVVFLSLFRHKSGPMLQPPVSTRPEHDRLMTRTRRIASRLRDLRSAAGSLPDGVVLLDHAQHIRWFNHAAEELLGLKRQRDRGRFLADVLRNSELSEWLDDGAREPLTDAAAPGHPNRHVTATLLPFGSRQRVLLARDTSHLTRLEQIRRDFVANVSHELRTPLTVIHGYLELLDPEDVPELAPVLDEMRAQSKRMGQIVEDLLTLSRLETQDHVAEEHVQMAPMLASLRKEAEALSQGRHVVSLDVATGYDLLGSPKDLHSAFSNLVSNAVRYTPTGGKIAIRWAEEEGGARFSVQDSGFGIPAAHIARLTERFYRVSSSRSRDSGGTGLGLSIVKHVLNLHQARLTIDSEPGKGSTFACVFGSDRLLDGARLHDVAGAPA; encoded by the coding sequence ATGCCCACCCGTTTCCTCACCTCCTGGCGACTGCCCGCCACCTGCGCTGCCCTGCTTGTCGCGGGTGGCGTGGTGGGTGCGCTCGTGGGCGCGGCGACCGCTGGCGTGCTGCTCGTCGCGCTGCTGGAAATCGTCGTGTTCCTGTCGTTGTTCCGTCACAAGTCGGGGCCAATGTTGCAACCGCCTGTGTCGACCCGCCCTGAACATGACCGTCTCATGACTCGCACCCGCCGTATTGCCTCCCGCCTTCGCGACCTGCGCAGCGCGGCGGGTTCCCTTCCCGATGGCGTGGTCCTGCTGGACCACGCGCAGCACATCCGCTGGTTCAACCACGCGGCGGAAGAATTGCTTGGCCTGAAGCGCCAGCGCGACCGCGGCCGCTTCCTTGCCGACGTGCTGCGCAACAGCGAGCTGTCGGAATGGCTCGACGACGGCGCGCGCGAACCGCTTACCGACGCGGCGGCCCCGGGCCACCCGAATCGCCACGTCACGGCCACCCTGCTTCCGTTTGGCAGCCGCCAGCGCGTCCTGCTTGCCCGCGACACCAGCCACCTGACCCGGCTCGAGCAGATCCGCCGCGACTTCGTCGCCAACGTGTCGCACGAACTGCGCACGCCGCTCACGGTGATCCACGGCTACCTCGAACTGCTGGACCCGGAAGACGTGCCCGAACTGGCGCCCGTGCTCGACGAGATGCGCGCGCAGTCCAAGCGCATGGGCCAGATCGTCGAAGACCTGCTGACCCTGTCGCGCCTGGAAACCCAGGACCATGTCGCCGAAGAACACGTGCAGATGGCGCCGATGCTGGCCAGCCTGCGCAAGGAAGCCGAGGCGCTCAGCCAGGGTCGCCACGTGGTGAGCCTGGACGTCGCGACCGGCTACGACCTGCTGGGTTCGCCGAAGGACCTGCACAGCGCGTTTTCCAACCTCGTCAGCAACGCCGTGCGCTACACGCCCACGGGCGGCAAGATCGCCATTCGCTGGGCCGAGGAAGAAGGCGGTGCCCGCTTCTCGGTGCAGGATTCCGGCTTCGGCATCCCGGCTGCGCACATCGCGCGACTGACCGAACGTTTCTACCGCGTCTCGTCGAGCCGTTCGCGGGATTCCGGCGGCACCGGCCTTGGCCTGTCCATCGTCAAGCACGTGCTCAACCTGCACCAGGCTCGCCTGACGATCGACAGCGAGCCGGGCAAGGGCTCCACGTTCGCCTGCGTTTTCGGCAGCGACCGCCTGCTCGACGGCGCCCGCCTGCACGACGTGGCCGGGGCGCCGGCCTGA
- the phoB gene encoding phosphate regulon transcriptional regulator PhoB: MHKRILIVEDEASIRDMVAFALRKAGMDAAHAADARAAQMAISERVPDLILLDWMLPGTSGLELARRLRREELSREIPIIMLTARGEEMDRVNGLEAGVDDYVIKPFSTRELIARIKAVLRRSQGDDGSGIVELGGLRIDGPAHRVFAGEDAVPIGPTEYRLLFFFMTHPERVYSRAQLLDHVWGGSVYVEERTVDVHIRRLRKTLEPWKLDDMVQTVRGAGYRFSAST, encoded by the coding sequence GTGCATAAGCGCATCCTTATCGTGGAAGACGAGGCATCGATTCGTGACATGGTCGCGTTCGCGCTTCGCAAGGCAGGCATGGATGCGGCTCACGCCGCGGATGCCCGCGCCGCACAGATGGCGATCTCCGAACGCGTGCCCGACCTGATCCTGCTGGACTGGATGCTGCCGGGCACCAGCGGCCTGGAACTGGCCCGGCGCCTGCGGCGCGAGGAACTGTCCCGCGAGATCCCGATCATCATGCTCACCGCCCGCGGTGAGGAGATGGACCGCGTGAACGGCCTGGAGGCCGGCGTGGACGACTACGTGATCAAGCCCTTCTCCACCCGCGAACTCATCGCCCGGATCAAGGCGGTGCTGCGCCGCAGCCAGGGCGACGACGGTTCGGGCATCGTGGAACTGGGCGGCCTGCGCATCGACGGCCCGGCCCACCGCGTGTTCGCGGGCGAGGACGCCGTGCCGATCGGCCCGACCGAATACCGCCTCCTGTTCTTCTTCATGACCCACCCGGAGCGCGTCTATTCCCGCGCCCAGCTGCTCGACCACGTGTGGGGCGGCAGTGTGTACGTGGAAGAGCGCACTGTGGACGTGCATATCCGCCGCCTGCGCAAGACGCTGGAACCGTGGAAGCTCGACGATATGGTGCAGACCGTACGCGGCGCGGGCTATCGCTTCTCCGCAAGTACCTAG